Within Cydia fagiglandana chromosome 10, ilCydFagi1.1, whole genome shotgun sequence, the genomic segment GGCTTGCAACAAAGACTGGATTGGCAGACCAACATGTTTATTAGAACCGTAATTCTcaactaaataaataacattttttaatcCCGACTTCCTTAGTCTAAACTTCTGCTCATGGAACCTGCCATCCTTGATACTAGATCCGAGATCATCCATGCGCTTTCTCTCTACAACATATGGAAGTACAAGCTCTTGGTCCTGGTTGACTTTGTGCTGAGCCACCCATGTGAAGTCTCCGACTTTTAAACTTCTGTACTCGTGTTTTAAGTCTGGGTATTTCTTGAACTGTGTTACTGTTGGATCATGTTTGTTCGACAATCTGAAACACAACATAAAGTTATAGGTCATTTATGAGGCAGTGGAAAGTGGAATAGAAGTTACTATGGTCAGCCACCAAATGGTTGAAGGTTTGGTAGCTATGAAGCAGAtttgtattattataaataccttTTTACTAAgtaaacatataatataaactatttttagttaaaaaaaacatacttcAAGGTTTAATAGTTTAATTGTTTTGAGGTTTAATAGTTTTTTAATACTTTGAATGTGTACTTACCCACTTGTTTCACATTTATCAATTAACAAAATGATATCAAACGATCCTGGAGGCATTTCAACAGCATCCAGATTTTGTATTTCTAATACTGAAGATTTTACAGCTTCTCTAATTATTGGCCTATCAATTTCTATATCTAGTTCTACAGCTGGGCTTCTTCTTTGTGGACTGGCGCCATTAAATATAATGTCATTAGCTGTAGGAGTGTTGGCATATTCCTTTAAAAGCTCTTGTGCCTTTGAAATTCCTTCATCTGTTAAAAAATACTCTATTTTCCTACCATTCTTCCTTTTATTCACAAGCCCTTTAGTTGCTAATCTCGTCATGTTACTCCAGGCAGTGTAGAAGGACTCTGGCTTTGGTCTAGTAAAAGATTCTTCACTGTGTTTCTGTGCTATATCAATTAAATCTTCCTTTTTCAAAGCTGGACTATCAGGTTTCTCTTTTAAATGTTCAAGGAGGCCAATAAGAATAGCATAACTGCCGGACCGGAATGCTGGTTTGTATACACCtctttgtttcttttttgtagCTTTGGGTTTGCTACTGCCTGAAGCATCACTGCTTTGTGCAACATTCTCTTGTTCTGACCTCAAATTTGTGTTTCCAGAACTGTATGAGTTTGAACTACAGGGTACATTGACTGGTGATCGTGGTTCACTGTCAATTCTTACAGGACTATCTAGATCATAAGTTTCTGTGTCAGAGCTCCTTGGCGATGAATTATTTGTGAGCAAATTCTTGTTATAATTATGTACTCCTAAACGCTTATCTAAGTATGCACATAATTTTTTATCAAAACCTTTAAGAATGGCACATTCAGTACCACTCTGCAAAGGTAGGGGATACTTAGAGAGAGCGGTCAGGGCTTCCTTCACGACCGGCTCGAAATTACTTTCATTCTCAACTGCTTCTTTATGCAATTCTTCCAACCAACCCTGAAAAAGCGGATTTGGCTTCGCTTGTTTGAAGGTGATTCTGCTGCCTTGAGGTAGTGCGTTCATTTTATCACATTTTAactacaaattaaaaatgacagTGATAACAAAAGATACAAATTTGAGCGAACTGTATTCTTAGTAGCTTATGTAAATACTACTTTTGTTTACCTTCTTCAATTACAAGGATCCAGGCAACGCCTATCATTTGACTGACTCGGATTTTAATACAGTATATTCACTAAGCACATCTAATTAAGAGCAAACTTTTCTTTCCGACtcattaaacaaataattaaacaatAAGTGGtagaatatatatattttcaatttttttcagCCGCCGGTTGTAATGGCTGTCATGTCAATGTCATTGCAAATGTAAGTAAAGtgcttatgttttttttaagtatgtatattaagtacgtagagtctgtgcggaaagagaagagtcgtggcagaaacgggaactaacattttaaattttatatggcaatcaaacctttgacacctgtcttgtaaaaagtaaacaaacttctgtcaatgtatatttttattaacaaaaaccgcaagttttatgtacaaaatattttcaaaacacgataaaaccgtacataaaaccacaaggaaaattatatttaacattgttcagttttgtcagcgggaagaaaacggctaaaagccgactatcgacttacaaaaagtcgcggaacgtgtttccgctattcgcgggtattgatgttgtatttaatattaaacaattacctatttaataagccccctaagtaacttgtctccggtacgtaatcggtaagtatatttattcaaaatatattaattttcataaatatgcaggtcattcatgatctttaaaataactgacaaatagtcttgatacttgccattttatgcatatttatatgtaatttctttttcaggattgtgtaaaagtacctacggtaactcgaataaaagaccgctaagtaggtgatatgcaagaattcgtaatctacgtgccggattcaagcacatccagttcagatgaagatcccctgagtgtccctggttgttttgaagctagctcaaacataagtgacattgaatattttaattcagacttcgattacaaagaatgaaactttttctaataaaatatttctttatttgtaagttcgtttactaggttcggaataaaactttttctaataaaatatttctttatttgtaggttatgttagttacgaaattatatttcatatttcgcAGTGACTTTTCGTATCGTGATTGACGGcgtaatatcgtgagatgagagaaccggacatatcccaataaggcctacctacttatgcactatttttattcatattcatatttattattaataatgtacacatacattacaagtcaagtttacaatgggtgaaatatatcccagataaaattacagttctattgcccaatttctacccgatctacccggtttaaataactgttggaatgcacagattaggcagtacataaatgagactctatcttgtttggtactaaaattacagttgtattgggcagattcttaactagtttttgcagttttgtcaatcgcagtcactttttagtatctgagacataaaaacaagtgtgttttaaaaagaaaactagtgcctgcgctaaatcagaggattgagttgacgagccgacaccaccaccaggctccgtttagtaagccgtggtaaaaaaccggaacaaaagggattcaagtatcatgacctttagtgtcgtactataatcacgtgaccagtgttgtcagcatagcaaaaaccataaaatagcactggcgcgccctcaaatcccacgactcttctctttccgcacagactctatgcaCTAATAAATCAAGTGCTAAAGTGTACGTTCAAATACGATAATTTTTAGACAGTCTCTTCTAGCCTTTGTTTCCGAACgttaataactaaattaaagTGGAAAGAAATATTTGCAACTATATTTGTAAACATCGATTGATAAATTTTTCCTCAGTACCAAATGCAGCAAACTTATTTTCATAAGCAGTACTGCAAAAGACCACTTTACAACCCACACCTTTTGTTTCTGAACACCCCTCTAAGGGAACGCTCAAAAATAATATCACAGAAATTTAGTTTGTAGACTTAACAAAATACTAAGTACCGAAATGTACTATACTAAAAACAAAGgaattaaaatttgatttctatATTACTACTTGATAATTTGGAtcacaataaaaaaatctttcGTTTTTCCtaggtttttcaattttattatagATTGATGTAACAAAATGGCTTGAACCATTTGGAACGAGCACCGTTTGACGGTAAAGTGACAATTTGCCACAGCCGCCATTCGTCGCGACGAGTCGATTCGTATCGCATCGCCAAACAAAAATGGTTGTTGCGTCGCCTTCGTAAATCGCATTATTATTGGTTATGTGTAACCGGTTGCAGTGTTTGTGATATTCTTGTGACGAGCAGGAAGAAAACACATGCAAAATGTTGGAAATTCCGTTAATGACAACGGATGAGGTAATATGATAGATCAGTGTAACGTAGCTTTCTTTTTAAAAGGCGAATGTTTTCAATCCTGTGTTTTGCGTTCAGGTGATTGAATTAGATCCGGAACAGTTACCGGCTGGAGATGAAGTGCTCGGTATTCTGCAGCAGGAGCGCTCGCAACTCAGTGTTTGGATCAATGTTGCGGTAagtaaacctaacctaaaagtCATGTAATCAAACTGTTTTTATTGCCCTACGTACACTATAAATAATCAAACGTTCACTAAAGGACATTGTATATTTACATCAGTGAACTACGTGGTATTTAAGAATGACCTAAATCGTTAATTTACACTAAATAACCAATCTTGATAGCATTTAATCTACAATATTGTAGTAATCTAGGTCATGAATTTGGGTACTTATTCAATTTTAATGTGGGATTCATTCCTCCTAAATGTTATAACATATACATGAGATTTCTATCAGTATGAACtatcaaaaacaaataaaaaaatttgttgtttttttccATATTCAGCTTGCCTATTACAAACAAAAGAAGATTGATGACTTCCTCAAAATCCTGGAGGCGTCCCGTGTGGACGCCAACATGGAGTACCGGGATGTCGAAAGGGACCAAATGCGAGCTCTCGACATGCTCGCTGCTTACTATGTTCAAGAAGCCAATAAGGAGAAAACCAAAGATAGGAAGAAAGAGTTATTCACAAAAGCCACTTTGCTGTATACAATGGCAGATAAAATCATCATGTATGATCAAGTaagtactgcacacatttttttttttaatcttttttttttttagggggttttgtcacgcagtgacaatgtcacccccgtaatgagatctaataataataatgatgtagTAGTGAAGTATTACCTACACCACTACATCACATTTAAATATAGTTTGCACATCAACCTGGCCTCGTCTGATAGTGGCGATGCCAGGACGATGTTGCAACTACCTATGTTGGTGGTTTTTATAAATGTCATGTCACTCCTCAGCGCCTCATTACGGACACATTCCATCAACACATGGTGAACATCTTCTATTTTATCGCACTCTTGGCAATTTGGTGAAGCCGCTAGTTTCATCAGGTGCTTGAATTTGTTTGATGGAATGTGCCCGGAACGAAGTCTGAGGAGTGATACTACCTGTTTCCTGCTTAGCTTTTTGTCAAACCATGGGACCTGAGGGGGCTGACATTGAACTGTTCGGTACCAGATTCCTTTAGTGAGAGACCGCTTATCAAAGTATTCCCTCCACATCTGCCTGCAACTAATCCTAACTTTACCTAGTACTTCGCTGTGTACTGGTAGACAATGATATGGAATACCGTCGGTTATTGCAAGTTTTGCTGCTCGGTCAGCCTCCTCGTTACCCATGATACCAACATGAGAAGGTATCCACTGTACAATCACTTCCCTATTTAACGTACGAAGTTTGTTGATGGATTCAAGGATGGTGTAGGCTATCGGAAGCCCTCGACTGCTCGAGGGTAACCGAGCCAAATGTGAAAGGGCGCTCCTTGCGTCTGACAGAATTACAGATTTGTTATGGTCTATAGACTCTACATATGACAACGCTTCGGCTATGGCAATAAGTTCACAGTGCATAATAGATATATCAGCTTGTACGTTAAACTTTCCCCGGAAATCCACCTGAGGGTCAAAAAAAGCCGCCCCACATCCTTGTTTCTCCTTGGACCCATCAGTAAACACCTTATAAAATGAGCTATACTTACTTTCTAAGAGATCATTACATAACCTATATAAATCTATTTGGTTTACATGTTTTTTGGCGGTCTCTAAACCCTGTAcaaaaacatatatattatttgataaatTATAGCTACTTATCCAACTATTCATTGAGTACATAGGTAATTGCTCATGTGATTGTACTGGGAGGTTACAGAATTGATTATAAGTTTCAATGAGTAGGGCTTTTTCTTTGTTCTCCAATACCTATTTTCACATGCCCTATTTAGTTCTTCTAACACATGTATTGTAGCATTATGTTCCAAGCATTTGGCTCTTAAATAAAACTTACTGCAcacataattatgttgataaataaTGGtagaatatctgggagaccgagcttataaaaactcaataatgcgcatttttccagagataagacctagctagatcgatttattgcccccaaaaacccccatatagcaaatttcatagaaatcgttagagccgtttccgagatccccataatatatatacatataaataaagaaataaataaacaagaattgctcgtgtaaaggtattagatagattaGATATACATATCCCTTGCAGCAGTTTGTAAGGGcctccccacatctagcgtgtttcgagcatcggcgtctacaactctatggctgaacgtcgacgcaactgcgcagcgacgtcattttccatagcgctaaccagacgccgacgctcgaaagacgctagatgtgggggggcccttaacaTGAGAATTGAGATAACTTTAATGACTACAGAAAGTTCACAGATATTCTGatcatattttaaaatgtattgtaAATCCCacaaaaaaagacaaaaaaagaACACATGAACAGAATGGCAAAAACTGCATATCAAGGTGCTTAATTAGAACTTGGCATAAACAGACCCATTAAGTGGAATTTTAAAGATCTAGTCAGTTTAATGAGGTATCACAGCTTTAAAACTAAGCTAGCTCCAACATGTATAGAtggtacttaaaaaactatagaaataaatatatattatcttcaaaaaaatcagatatcataatatttcattgttttctagaaatatttgtatttttgttgtaacaATTACCTTATTGATATATGTAAATCTCTGCTAATTCTCTAATTTCCTTCTACTAATCCATTTAAACTTTTCAGAACCATCTCCTTGGCCGAGCCTACTTCTGTCTGCTTGAAGGAGACAAAATGGAACAAGCAGACGCTCAGTTCAACTTTGTACTGAACCAGTCTCCCAACAATGTTCCCTCTCTTCTTGGCAAAGCCTGCATAGCCTTCAACCGCAAAGATTACAGGGGAGCGCTGGCATTCTATAAGAAGGCACTGAGAACTAACCCCGATAGCCCTGCGGCATTGCGGTTGGGGATGGGGCATTGCTTTATGAAGTTAAATAACCAAGAAAAAGCTAGGTAAGAAACTTATATTATGGTTCTGAATCTTCTTTGacattacattaaaatatatttgtgactgcaacatttaaaaaaataacctgTACCTCGCATTTAATAATTATGAGcaatacacaattacacattttaataatatgtatttaaaatctGCTCCAATTGAAAATACTCGAAAAGGAATATTTTGTGTTTGAATCTGTAGGAGTTTTATAGtcatataatatacaaataaactaaTTTATTGACAGGATGGCTTTTGAAAGAGCCCTACAGTTAGACCCACAATGCGTGGGCGCGTTAGTGGGCCTGTCCATCCTCAAGCTTAATCTACAAGAGAATGAGTCAAACAAGATGGCTGTGATAATGTTGTCCAAGGCGTACGCCATAGACCCTAAGAACCCTATGGTTTTGAACCATTTGGCGAACCACTTCTTTTTCAAGAAGGTGAGGTTTTATTGACTTGTATCTAGTTGTAACAGTTTTTTACTTAGATTGTTCTTTGCAAGCCATTGTTGTTATCGTGTGACGTCAGTTGTCTTCTTTGGCGTTCTGAGGGCTGAGTTAAGAAATTGCTCAAATGAGTTTTTCCCACTTTATTTACTCAAAAATgcccataaaaatattttttttcataacagGACTACAGCAAAGTACAACACTTGGCTCTCCACGCGTTCCACAACACAGAGAATGAGGCCATGCGCGCAGAGTCATGTCACCACCTAGCGCGAGCGTTCCACGCGCAGGGCGACTGCGATCAGGCCTTCCAGTACTACTACCAGGCGACACAGTTCGCGCCGCCCAACTTCGTACTGCCGCACTATGGGCTCGGGCAGATGTATATCTATAGAGGAGACACTGAGAATGTAAGTGATATTGTCTGGTGCAAGGAACTTGATTGAATATTACCATTGTATTATGTCAGCCAAAGACACccctacttttttttattatggctTATACTCCTCGCTAAATTTAGCAAGGTGGACTCTGCCAATGTCGAGGTGTAGACTTTTGACTTGTAAGACACCCCTACCTACTTAGAGTAGACTTAGGTATCTCTtaaatagggttgccatatgaaaAAATAGAATATCCTGATCAtcctaaaaatcctgacatttccTGAACAACCATTTCTCCAAACCCACTGGGGTTTCTTTGATTAGCCTCGCATCTcggaacttttttaaaatctgttttaaaGCTCTCGGATAGCATATTCGTATATAGACTATAGATCTTGCATTTAATTTTCTACCTTAAATTGTTAGCCATAAAGCCTTAACTACAACAATCTCTTTTCAAAACAGGCCGCCCAATGCTTTGAGAAAGTCCTGAAAGCCCAGCCCGGCAACTACGAGACCATGAAGATTCTCGGCTCACTCTACGCCAATTCAGCCTCGCAGTCCAAGAGGGACATAGCCCGGCAGCATTTGAAGAAAGTCACCGAACAGTTTCCTGATGATGTGGAGGCTTGGATCGAACTGGCACAGATATTGGAGCAGAATGACTTACAGGTATTTCTTCCTTTATTTAGTCATTCTCCTATCTCTGAAAATTGTAGTTATCACAGCCATTTTTATTGTGTTACGCCGAATTACTGTTAGCAGTTTTTTTTGGAATTAAATTACGCATGATTTCAAAAGCATTTAAGGTTACGCCAAACCTGTTGCGTACACGCATGTAACTAAATAGCTACAAATGTAAAAGCCGCTGCCGGAGCCATGTTGCATACGCATATGGTCCGCGTTGacccttaaaataaaaattaaacatgtaTATTAACCCCTAGGTAGATAGACCTGTTGGTTTTAGGCCCATTTTGACGCAAAGTCTCTAGGCCATTTATCATTAGCTTATATTCACTAAATTATTTCTATTAGGGATCCCTGAACGCGTACAGCACCGCCATGAAGATCCTGAAAGAGAAAGTGAACGCGGACATCCCTGCGGAGATATTAAATAACGTAGCGGCCCTTCACTACCGGCTAGGCAATCTACATGAGGCCAAAACTTTCCTAGAGGAAGCACTAGAAAGGTACTTGATTGTTCACAGAAAACTGTAACTAATACAAACTAATAAATGTATCACATTATAGAAAACAGTAACTGAGCAGTTctcttttcaaaagggcttatttctctatgaaAACCATACACCCTTATGAAAAAACACTCCTCAACTGGACTTCTTGATATAGTTCAATTTGTGTATCAAatgctaaaaattaaaaagtgctTATTGGCTATGCGGCTGGGAGAACTGAAAAACTAGGGATTAGGTAGATTTTGTAAAAGTAACccatgatatttattttatttaatctaaTTTTGTTTTCAGAGAGAAAGTAGATGCGGAAACTTTAGACGCCCAGTATTACAAGTCCATAGCTGTGACTACTACATACAACCTGGCTAGGCTCAACGAAGCCCTGTGCATGTACAACAAGGCTGAGAAACTGTATAAGGACATTCTGAAAGAGCATCCTAATTATATTGATTGTTATTTGAGGTAAGACTTGAACGAAATGTCAGAATAATTTGCTATTTTATTCGATAATAGAGTAACAAGTAAATTCAAATCATATTCCAATTCAGAAAAAGTTAGAGTTTGTTTTTATGCCACCTCTAAAAAAGTATTGTTTTAAATgagaaaaagtgtcacgtttgTCTGACTACGCCAAAGCTTAAATTCCTTTTGGTTTATGTGGTGTCCATGACTTTTTATTGTCTACCAAAAAGGAGGAAGTTTTATCGGAAAAAATCTAtagtcatttcatttcattttcatttattcaCCATAAAGTAATATGTGCATTACATGGTATGGTAGTCaatatacatttaattttatttgcgaTTTTTTGCTCTTGAGTACTTAATACTTACTTATGATTACTTGTCATGTTTACTTAActaaaatactttttattacgATTTCACGTCCTGAATTAATTCCCTTTTACCAGAAAATCTTTCTAAAACTGCCAAACTAATCCCACAAAATGTTCACAGACTAGGTTGCATGGCGCGCGACAAAGGTCAGATCTACGAGGCTTCAGATTGGTTCAAAGAAGCCCTAAAAGTGAACACGGAGCACCCGGACACGTGGTCGCTGCTCGGGAACCTGCATTTGGCGCAGCAGGAGTGGGGCCCCGGACAGAAGAAGTTCGAGAGGATACTGCAGAACTCTTCTAACGCCAGCGACGCCTACTCGCTGATAGCTTTAGGTGAGATTTGGGATTCATTAAATCAACTAGACATCACATCAGATTACAAGACAGTCCATCAAAGGTCTATTGCAAGGATCTACACAATGTCTctaaaaatagttaaaattaGTGTAAGAATAAATTAGTTTGATccttaaataaattacctatgGCCAATCCACGTCTTCTCCAATAATCTTGACTACGCCCGACCCACAAGGGACACCCGAAGATTTCTGCTATGCGACCGGTCATTGTAcgctgaaatattttttttttggcatttatttAGACGGATTAAAGCTTACTTTGATGGTTCAAGAACTTTTATGCAATTTTCGTAGTTTTGGAATCGTCTAAATGAGTCTCTTTGTTTTTTGTTCAATCTAATTTGACCCGATTAGTGCATGAAGACGGTTAACTGTCCCCAAACTGCTGTAGATGCTAAAAGGTCAATACTAAACAGTTAATCCGATTTGTGGTGGTTTTCTTGCCTTTATTAGGTCTAAAATAATATCAACTTTATTACTAATTTCATGTCTTAGTTTTCAATTTCATCGTCATGTTATCAGGTAACGTGTGGCTCCAAACTCTGCATCAACCATCCAGAGAGAAAGACCGAGAGAAGCGACATCAAGAACGAGCATTGGCCATGTACAAACAAGTTCTGAAAGTCGACGTTAAGAATATCTGGGCCGCGAATGGCATCGGCTGCGTTCTTGCACACAAGGTAACTAATATATCCATGATATAGTTAAGGCCTGACTAAAAACACTTTGAACATGAATACCGAGAGAAGAAACACCAAAAACGAGCCttaaccatcatcatcatcatcatcctggcgtCAATCCCGGCTGTGCCCCCGCGCGGGGCGCGAGGACCCGGGGTCCGCCTTCCGACTCCTTCGTGACCACTTTGCCCGATCTTCGGCATCCCTGGTAGTGAGTCCGTTGGCACGCATGTCCTCCTTGACGACATCAAGCCATCGCTTCTTGGGCCGGCCTCTTCTTCCCGTACCGGGAGGAGGCGGCATGGCCAGGCATTTGTTACCCACGTAACTTGCCATATCATGTACAAACAAGTTCTGAAGGTGGACGTCAAGAATATCAGGGCGGCGAATGGCATCGGCGGCGTTCTTGCACACAAGGTAATTAATATATCCATGATTTAGTTATAGCCTGACTAAAAACACTTTGAACATAAATACCGAGAGAAGAAAACCAAAAACGAGCCTTAACCATATCATGTACAAACAAGTTCTGAAGGTGGACGTCAAGAATATCTGGGCCGCGAATGGCATCGGCTGCGTTCTTGCAAATAAGGTAGTTATCACATTACTAGTTAATGGAGGAGCCATAACAAATCAGGCAgcggttataatattattatcggAGGATTTGGGGATTTGAATTTGACCCAAATTCAATAATGAATGCCAAAATCCTTcgttctaattttttttatatatccgATCAGTTTGATCGGCGATTGGTCCTAatcacacctgatggaaagtgaagacagagcctaTTTTACTTATTAAGGCGTTATTAGATTTAGTTTGTGACCAAATATTACATTGCTTCTTATTTTAGTTTTTGGCGCTTGataaaatatgatttttaatattttggaaGGATTTTAGGGTATTgaatacacataaaaaaaaaccaaagtgCCTTTCTATAACAATACAGTTTTTTTTCTGTGCAGGGTTGTGTGAACGAAGCTCGCGACATCTTCGCTCAAGTGCGAGAGGCCACAGCGGATTTTCCGGATGTTTGGATGAACATCGCTCACATTTATGTGGAACAGAAGCAATACATCAACGCTATACAAATGGTAAGTATTTTACCTagatttatagttcgttttttagcattagaaagaacttgcaagaaggtaagcgatcttgacatgtcttttatttgaaaaacactttttaaaaatcaaaaactattacttatgaaagcagaagaatataaatgatcgtattagattcataattccTTCATATTTgccgaaacttatttttaaaatgtgtttttcaattaaaagacacgtcaagattgtttaccttatttctaatgctaaaaaaaaacaaattttccaTTACATTCtaaacaaaacaacactgaTGGGGGAATGCAATCCCTCACAGTGTAACAAGTAGGGACAGGGATTGCATTCCCCCAtcagtgttgttttgttttaaaatataaccCTGTACCTACTAACCCCTTAGTTTGTAAgctttactaataaaaattgtGTCCATGTGttacacataataaataaaatattcattcattcattaatatTATATGCATTATGTATAATATGccctctgaaaaaaaaatgtatatttattccAGTACGAGAACTGCATTCGCAAGTTCCGCATGCACCACG encodes:
- the LOC134667936 gene encoding crossover junction endonuclease MUS81, yielding MNALPQGSRITFKQAKPNPLFQGWLEELHKEAVENESNFEPVVKEALTALSKYPLPLQSGTECAILKGFDKKLCAYLDKRLGVHNYNKNLLTNNSSPRSSDTETYDLDSPVRIDSEPRSPVNVPCSSNSYSSGNTNLRSEQENVAQSSDASGSSKPKATKKKQRGVYKPAFRSGSYAILIGLLEHLKEKPDSPALKKEDLIDIAQKHSEESFTRPKPESFYTAWSNMTRLATKGLVNKRKNGRKIEYFLTDEGISKAQELLKEYANTPTANDIIFNGASPQRRSPAVELDIEIDRPIIREAVKSSVLEIQNLDAVEMPPGSFDIILLIDKCETSGLSNKHDPTVTQFKKYPDLKHEYRSLKVGDFTWVAQHKVNQDQELVLPYVVERKRMDDLGSSIKDGRFHEQKFRLRKSGLKNVIYLVENYGSNKHVGLPIQSLLQALQNTRVQDNFKVHETDSLKNSARFLAMMTKRLTIEYKDKYLKGYNREPQGDELMTFSYLNQASKKSKPLTVTETFIKLLLQLKGASVEKALAITEVYKTPHTLIEAYENCSQKEGEFLLANLKYGDLNRNVGPTVSKSVYHLFSNIDLA
- the LOC134667937 gene encoding RNA polymerase-associated protein CTR9 homolog, with the translated sequence MLEIPLMTTDEVIELDPEQLPAGDEVLGILQQERSQLSVWINVALAYYKQKKIDDFLKILEASRVDANMEYRDVERDQMRALDMLAAYYVQEANKEKTKDRKKELFTKATLLYTMADKIIMYDQNHLLGRAYFCLLEGDKMEQADAQFNFVLNQSPNNVPSLLGKACIAFNRKDYRGALAFYKKALRTNPDSPAALRLGMGHCFMKLNNQEKARMAFERALQLDPQCVGALVGLSILKLNLQENESNKMAVIMLSKAYAIDPKNPMVLNHLANHFFFKKDYSKVQHLALHAFHNTENEAMRAESCHHLARAFHAQGDCDQAFQYYYQATQFAPPNFVLPHYGLGQMYIYRGDTENAAQCFEKVLKAQPGNYETMKILGSLYANSASQSKRDIARQHLKKVTEQFPDDVEAWIELAQILEQNDLQGSLNAYSTAMKILKEKVNADIPAEILNNVAALHYRLGNLHEAKTFLEEALEREKVDAETLDAQYYKSIAVTTTYNLARLNEALCMYNKAEKLYKDILKEHPNYIDCYLRLGCMARDKGQIYEASDWFKEALKVNTEHPDTWSLLGNLHLAQQEWGPGQKKFERILQNSSNASDAYSLIALGNVWLQTLHQPSREKDREKRHQERALAMYKQVLKVDVKNIWAANGIGCVLAHKGCVNEARDIFAQVREATADFPDVWMNIAHIYVEQKQYINAIQMYENCIRKFRMHHDVEWLTWLARAHGLAGRPQAARAALLRARRVAPHDTALLYNAALTLRRLASHVLKDERSSLDVVLRAVHELQVSHKYFQRLASTESGEGAERARYEPAAAAAEARTCADLLSQAQWHVARARRQHDEEVTMRDRQREQREAFRKQQEEERRRREEQHQKSTVEQLQKRQEFKEKTKNALLFADMPLEEKKKGGRGRRKDEYVSDSGSGSDRPNEENDRPNEEKREKKKKKEKGDRKGKKRRDRASGSDSDRPPNKRGRNKAKRGGKREKSSKAADEKLSAKQRLKIVSKETISTSESDSDAGSRRSRSRSRSGSRSRSPPAKGGRKRIMSNSDSDRSRSKSRSKSRSRSRSGSAKSRSRSKSRSRSKSGSRSKSRSRSKSRSRSKSRSRSKSRSRSKSRSRSKSRSRSKSGSRSKSRSRSKSRSRSKSRSRSKSGSRSKSRSKSRSKSRSKSRSKSGSRSRSRSKSKSRSKSRSRSKSRSRSKSRSRSKSRSRSKSGSRSGSSRPDTPVSRKSVSASDDDN